A single genomic interval of Plantibacter sp. Leaf314 harbors:
- a CDS encoding cell wall metabolism sensor histidine kinase WalK, whose translation MRLRRTRPKAARFPLRVRLVMLVCTLIVAVVGVIGVVSVSILHQNLMTQVANGVFLATDSAIGRVSAEVGSAKDLDTLGGPFGLFAAPDGYYVIADGDTVLFSVYVAPDYSARDLTDAEAAAVLRRTTGDDTTAISVPELGDFLSLRTSLTLADEPDRELTFVTGGGLDDVNATLRAFMLAEVVIGLLAAAIAASIGYRLVRRELAPLENVVDVADRVAATPMSSGEVSGGERVPLRDEDRDSEAGRVAGALNRLLTHVEASLNARHATEESMRRFVAEASHELRNPLAAIRGYADFTITTPGLDRDVVGALARIGAESLRMTTLVEQLLLLAKLDADPELRIEEIDLSKVVLETVSDARAARPGHRWRLALPPDPAVVLGDEDAIRRILLNLIGNAGHHTPPGTSVTVSLTTAEAATILSVEDDGPGIPEEALPTLFERFTQARPPGDGNTRDASTVGLGLAIVSALADASGFTVSVESRPGRTRFSVLVPHPPRVVDQRAVDGSLERPPHD comes from the coding sequence ATGCGACTCCGTCGGACACGACCGAAGGCGGCGAGGTTCCCCCTCCGCGTCCGCCTGGTGATGCTGGTGTGCACCCTCATCGTCGCCGTGGTCGGGGTCATCGGGGTCGTCTCGGTCTCGATCCTCCATCAGAACCTCATGACCCAGGTGGCCAACGGGGTGTTCCTGGCGACCGACAGCGCCATCGGCCGGGTGAGTGCCGAGGTCGGCTCTGCGAAGGACCTCGACACGCTCGGCGGCCCGTTCGGCCTGTTCGCCGCACCGGACGGGTACTACGTCATCGCCGACGGGGACACGGTCCTCTTCTCCGTCTACGTCGCGCCGGACTATTCGGCTCGTGACCTGACGGACGCCGAGGCCGCGGCCGTCCTCCGCCGCACGACGGGTGACGACACCACCGCGATCAGCGTCCCGGAGCTCGGGGACTTCCTCTCCTTGCGGACCAGCCTGACCCTGGCCGACGAGCCCGACCGGGAGCTGACCTTCGTCACCGGCGGCGGGCTCGACGACGTGAACGCGACCCTCCGCGCGTTCATGCTGGCGGAGGTCGTCATCGGTCTGCTCGCCGCCGCGATCGCCGCCTCCATCGGGTACCGGCTGGTCCGTCGTGAGCTCGCGCCGCTCGAGAACGTCGTCGACGTCGCCGACCGGGTCGCAGCCACACCCATGTCGTCCGGTGAGGTGAGCGGGGGCGAACGCGTCCCCCTGCGCGACGAGGACCGTGACTCAGAAGCGGGCCGCGTCGCCGGAGCCCTGAACCGGCTCCTCACCCACGTGGAAGCCTCGCTGAACGCGCGCCATGCGACCGAGGAGTCGATGCGGCGGTTCGTCGCCGAGGCGAGCCACGAATTGCGGAACCCGCTCGCAGCGATCCGCGGCTATGCCGACTTCACGATCACGACGCCCGGCCTCGATCGGGACGTCGTCGGAGCGCTCGCCCGGATCGGAGCGGAGTCGCTGCGCATGACGACGCTCGTCGAGCAGCTCCTCCTCCTCGCGAAACTCGATGCGGACCCCGAGCTGCGGATCGAGGAGATCGACCTCTCGAAGGTCGTCCTGGAGACGGTCTCGGATGCGAGGGCCGCGCGTCCTGGGCACCGGTGGCGACTGGCCCTCCCGCCGGATCCGGCGGTGGTCCTGGGCGACGAGGACGCGATCCGGCGGATCCTGCTGAACCTCATCGGCAACGCCGGCCACCACACCCCACCGGGCACCTCCGTGACCGTCTCGCTGACGACGGCCGAGGCCGCGACGATCCTGTCGGTCGAGGACGACGGCCCCGGCATCCCCGAGGAGGCGCTCCCCACCCTCTTCGAGCGGTTCACCCAGGCCAGGCCGCCGGGAGACGGCAACACCCGGGACGCCAGCACGGTCGGGCTCGGCCTGGCCATCGTCAGTGCACTCGCCGACGCGTCCGGGTTCACGGTCTCCGTGGAGAGCCGGCCCGGCCGGACCCGGTTCTCGGTCCTCGTGCCGCATCCACCTCGGGTCGTCGACCAGCGAGCGGTGGACGGATCGCTCGAGCGGCCGCCCCACGACTGA
- a CDS encoding response regulator transcription factor — MHADSMYEASPSPDSARIRVLVVDDEANLRHLLSAVLRQQGWNVFVAGTGEAAIAQARAHRPHLVVLDVVLPDLDGLAVLERIREDLPDTLVLFLTANSSVSDRISGITAGGDDYVTKPFSIDEVVARLRGLARRSPMLSQTDSPVMTVGDLTLNEDSHAVARGGTDITLTATEFALLRYLMENANRVLSKHQILDRVWEYDFGRESNIVELYISYLRKKIDAGRPPMIHTLRRVGYLLQAASEATPEATEAPPERSDTVGRER, encoded by the coding sequence ATGCACGCTGACAGCATGTATGAGGCGTCGCCATCTCCGGACTCCGCGCGCATCCGTGTGCTCGTCGTCGACGATGAGGCGAACCTGCGTCACCTGCTCTCCGCCGTGCTCCGACAGCAGGGCTGGAACGTCTTCGTCGCGGGGACGGGTGAGGCCGCCATCGCTCAGGCGAGGGCGCACCGGCCGCACCTCGTGGTGCTCGACGTCGTCCTGCCCGATCTGGACGGACTCGCCGTGCTCGAGCGCATCCGCGAAGACCTGCCGGACACCCTCGTCCTCTTCCTCACCGCCAACAGCTCGGTGTCGGATCGGATCTCGGGCATCACGGCCGGCGGCGACGACTACGTGACGAAGCCGTTCAGCATCGACGAGGTCGTCGCCCGTCTGCGGGGCCTCGCCAGGCGAAGCCCGATGCTCAGCCAGACCGATTCCCCCGTGATGACGGTCGGCGATCTCACCCTCAACGAGGACAGCCATGCCGTCGCCCGGGGAGGGACGGACATCACGCTCACCGCGACCGAGTTCGCGCTCCTGCGGTACCTCATGGAGAACGCGAACCGGGTGCTCAGCAAACACCAGATCCTCGATCGGGTGTGGGAGTACGACTTCGGCCGTGAGTCGAACATCGTGGAGCTCTACATCTCCTACCTGCGGAAGAAGATCGATGCCGGGCGTCCGCCGATGATCCACACCCTCCGCCGCGTGGGCTACCTCCTCCAGGCGGCCAGCGAGGCGACGCCCGAGGCGACCGAGGCGCCGCCCGAGCGTTCGGACACCGTGGGTCGAGAGCGCTGA
- a CDS encoding alkaline phosphatase family protein — translation MSTVTVNDRTYTIPERTVVVFTVDGGDPRYFDDALRRDIMPRLAAMLAAGGSYALGASEMPSLTNPNNISIVTGVSPAIHGIPGNYCRLPDGTLELLNDPRFLRAPSIHAAFEAAGVPTLMVTTKDKLRLLLGNGGVPSVSVERAAGAGLDAYGIDDVEQLVGEPAPGVYEPRASHYAMRIGLAALRHTPELKLIYVSLTDRVQHAAAPGEDLADEFFVEFDRLLGDYLDAGCLIAITADHGMNSKHDATGAARVIYLEDTLRDAGIAFDEIVLPITDPYTKHHGALGSFAWIYLPDADRERARRALTAVPGIEEVWDREASATIYEHPFDRIGDLAVTAAADTALGRTASAHDLTQLHGALRSHGGRYEQLVPLIISGPVTGPLAERYAANVLRSRDIHDLVLNNT, via the coding sequence ATGAGCACCGTCACCGTCAACGACCGCACCTACACGATCCCCGAACGCACCGTCGTCGTCTTCACCGTCGACGGTGGTGACCCGCGCTACTTCGACGACGCCCTCAGGCGGGACATCATGCCGCGCTTGGCGGCGATGCTCGCCGCGGGCGGCTCGTACGCGCTCGGTGCCTCCGAGATGCCGAGCCTCACCAACCCCAACAACATCTCCATCGTCACCGGCGTCTCGCCCGCGATCCACGGCATCCCGGGGAACTACTGCCGGCTCCCCGACGGCACGCTCGAGTTGCTGAACGATCCACGGTTCCTTCGCGCGCCGAGCATCCACGCGGCGTTCGAGGCCGCCGGGGTGCCCACCCTCATGGTGACCACGAAGGACAAGCTCCGCCTGCTGCTCGGCAACGGTGGTGTCCCGTCGGTCAGTGTCGAACGTGCCGCCGGCGCCGGCCTCGACGCCTACGGCATCGACGACGTCGAGCAGCTCGTCGGCGAGCCGGCACCCGGCGTGTACGAACCGCGAGCGAGCCACTACGCGATGCGCATCGGCCTGGCGGCCCTCCGGCACACCCCGGAACTGAAGCTGATCTACGTCTCGCTCACCGACCGGGTACAGCATGCGGCCGCGCCGGGGGAGGACCTCGCCGACGAGTTCTTCGTCGAGTTCGACCGACTCCTCGGCGACTACCTGGATGCCGGATGCCTGATCGCGATCACCGCCGATCACGGCATGAACAGCAAGCACGATGCCACCGGTGCAGCACGCGTCATCTACCTCGAGGACACCCTGCGCGACGCGGGCATCGCCTTCGACGAGATCGTGCTCCCGATCACCGACCCGTACACCAAGCACCACGGGGCGCTCGGCTCTTTCGCCTGGATCTACCTCCCCGACGCCGACCGCGAACGCGCCCGTCGAGCCCTGACGGCGGTCCCCGGCATCGAGGAGGTGTGGGACCGGGAGGCCTCCGCCACGATCTACGAACACCCCTTCGACCGCATCGGCGACCTCGCCGTCACCGCCGCCGCCGACACCGCGCTCGGCCGGACGGCTTCCGCCCACGACCTCACGCAGCTCCACGGTGCGCTGCGCTCGCACGGTGGTCGGTACGAGCAGCTCGTCCCGCTCATCATCAGTGGACCGGTGACCGGACCGCTCGCCGAACGCTACGCGGCGAACGTGCTGCGCAGCCGCGACATCCACGACCTCGTCCTCAACAACACCTGA
- a CDS encoding LysR family transcriptional regulator, with translation MTLNLQRLQTFIHVVDLGGVTAAARAMDVAQSSVSAAVGQLETDVSAQLIDRGARRFQVSDAGRALVDHGRALLVSADEVLDGVARARDAPVGGLLRAGATTTAAEHVLPAALAGFLASHPDVDVDVTVARTEQIVAQVIDGALPFALIAGVSDDPRLYCEPIAMEEQAVIISPEHLLAGQRIDPAMLRGTRLLLRERGSGTREHQLQLAARWQIPAVQHSTLTGTSAILAAVAHGLGITCLSRSVVDVHLRAGAVAEVEFPTPVPPRAISLISRPVRTPSLLEELFLDHLKKGRSA, from the coding sequence GTGACGCTGAACCTGCAACGCCTGCAGACCTTCATCCACGTCGTCGACCTCGGAGGGGTCACGGCGGCAGCCCGGGCCATGGACGTCGCGCAGTCGTCCGTCTCCGCAGCCGTCGGTCAGCTCGAGACGGACGTCTCCGCCCAACTGATCGATCGGGGAGCACGACGCTTCCAGGTCAGCGATGCGGGACGGGCCCTCGTCGACCATGGTCGCGCGCTGCTCGTGAGCGCGGACGAGGTGCTCGATGGCGTCGCCCGCGCACGTGACGCGCCCGTCGGTGGCCTGCTGCGGGCCGGCGCCACGACCACCGCTGCAGAGCACGTCCTGCCGGCGGCGTTGGCCGGCTTCCTCGCGAGCCACCCGGACGTCGATGTGGACGTCACCGTCGCGCGGACGGAGCAGATCGTCGCTCAGGTGATCGACGGTGCGCTCCCGTTCGCCCTGATCGCGGGAGTCAGCGACGACCCGAGACTCTACTGCGAGCCGATCGCGATGGAGGAGCAGGCGGTCATCATCTCGCCCGAGCATCTCCTGGCCGGCCAGCGGATCGATCCGGCGATGCTGCGCGGTACGCGTCTGCTCCTCCGCGAGCGAGGATCCGGGACCCGCGAGCATCAGTTGCAGCTCGCAGCCCGCTGGCAGATCCCCGCGGTGCAGCACAGCACCCTCACGGGCACCTCGGCGATCCTCGCGGCGGTCGCACACGGCCTCGGGATCACCTGCCTGTCCCGCTCCGTCGTCGACGTCCACCTCCGGGCCGGCGCGGTCGCCGAGGTCGAATTCCCGACCCCGGTTCCTCCGCGGGCCATCTCGCTCATCAGCCGCCCAGTCCGCACCCCGTCCCTCCTCGAGGAGCTCTTCCTCGACCACCTGAAGAAAGGCCGCTCCGCATGA
- a CDS encoding cation:dicarboxylate symporter family transporter, whose product MARRSLSPKRSRWFQRLYVWVVVGMIAGIVVGFLAPDFGASLEPVGDAFIALITMLLGPIIFCMVVAGIAAVHDLRKLGAVALRSLIYFEIVTTIAMVFGLVAVNVVRPGADLRVDPASLEVSADAAERIDAAKGLHWSDYFTQLIPSNIVESFAAGSILQILVFSVLFGIALTVVGEPAKIVARGVERLGMVLFTIVRFVTYLAPIGVFGAMAYTVGAHGAAVIAGLVKLIVTFYGTSALFIVIVLGGILLLARLNPLYTLRYFREEVLLALGASSSEVALPGIIRKLEAIGVDKGTAGVSVSAGYSFNLDGTSIYLSLTTVFIAQALGIDLDLGQQLLLLAIMLLSSKGTGGVTGGGFVMLNATVASTGLVPIAGTMLVLGIDRFMSECRAVVNSLGNAVAGLVIARWQGEITPGAANAFMRGRDVPASSEPDEAPAVIGSDLAERSTR is encoded by the coding sequence GTGGCTCGCCGATCGTTGTCACCGAAGCGGTCTCGATGGTTCCAGCGCCTGTACGTCTGGGTGGTCGTCGGGATGATCGCCGGCATCGTCGTCGGATTCCTCGCCCCCGACTTCGGTGCGTCGCTCGAGCCGGTCGGCGACGCCTTCATCGCGCTGATCACGATGCTGCTCGGCCCGATCATCTTCTGCATGGTCGTCGCGGGCATCGCAGCGGTCCACGACCTGCGCAAGCTCGGCGCGGTGGCGTTGCGGTCGTTGATCTACTTCGAGATCGTTACGACCATCGCCATGGTCTTCGGCCTCGTCGCCGTCAACGTGGTCCGCCCCGGCGCCGACCTCCGCGTCGACCCCGCATCGCTCGAGGTGTCCGCGGACGCCGCGGAGCGGATCGACGCGGCGAAGGGGCTGCACTGGTCCGACTACTTCACCCAGCTGATCCCGTCGAACATCGTCGAGAGTTTCGCAGCCGGTTCGATCCTGCAGATCCTCGTCTTCTCCGTGCTGTTCGGTATCGCCCTCACGGTCGTCGGCGAACCGGCGAAGATCGTCGCCCGCGGTGTCGAACGACTCGGCATGGTGCTGTTCACGATCGTCCGCTTCGTCACCTATCTCGCACCGATCGGTGTCTTCGGGGCGATGGCGTACACCGTCGGCGCCCACGGTGCCGCCGTGATCGCCGGGCTGGTCAAGCTCATCGTCACCTTCTACGGGACCTCCGCGCTGTTCATCGTGATCGTGCTCGGCGGCATCCTGCTGCTCGCCCGCCTGAACCCGCTGTACACCCTGCGGTACTTCCGCGAGGAGGTCCTCCTCGCCCTCGGGGCGTCGTCGTCCGAGGTCGCCCTGCCGGGGATCATCCGCAAGCTCGAGGCCATCGGCGTGGACAAGGGCACCGCGGGTGTCAGCGTGAGCGCCGGCTACTCCTTCAACCTCGACGGCACCTCGATCTACCTGTCGCTCACCACGGTGTTCATCGCCCAGGCGCTCGGTATCGACCTCGACCTGGGACAACAGCTGCTGCTGCTCGCCATCATGCTGCTCTCCTCCAAGGGCACGGGCGGCGTCACCGGTGGTGGCTTCGTGATGCTGAACGCGACGGTCGCATCGACCGGTCTCGTCCCCATCGCCGGCACCATGCTCGTCCTCGGGATCGACCGCTTCATGTCGGAGTGCCGAGCCGTGGTGAACTCCCTGGGCAACGCCGTCGCCGGTCTGGTGATCGCCCGCTGGCAGGGGGAGATCACGCCGGGAGCGGCCAACGCGTTCATGCGCGGGCGCGACGTGCCCGCATCCTCTGAACCGGACGAGGCGCCTGCGGTGATCGGATCCGACCTGGCCGAGCGGAGCACCCGGTGA
- a CDS encoding NAD(P)-dependent oxidoreductase, whose translation MRVLVAGGSGVLGRAVIPRLLTLGHEVSATSRSTEKLGALEQLGATGVVLDARDRDATAAAVRRAAPEAILHLMTDLGTGDSASNALLRSEGTRNLVDAARAAGVRRIIGQSISWIHPPSALPAIETDPLDLDAPEPRRSTVHAVQALEAAVHDLPQSVVLRFGQLYGAGTWYSRAGRFAEAARSGALPATETVTSFVHVDDAAAAVVEALGWPTGVWNIVDDEPAPGTEWAPVFAHAVGAPAPTVERTGDVGRPVSNDRARAQGFTLRHPSWRAGFATL comes from the coding sequence ATGCGTGTACTGGTTGCCGGCGGGTCCGGCGTGCTCGGCCGAGCGGTGATTCCGAGGTTGCTCACACTGGGCCATGAGGTCAGCGCGACGTCACGATCGACCGAGAAGCTGGGCGCGCTCGAGCAGCTCGGAGCGACAGGGGTGGTTCTGGACGCCCGCGACCGCGATGCGACGGCTGCGGCCGTCCGGCGCGCAGCACCCGAAGCGATCCTGCACCTCATGACCGACCTCGGCACGGGGGACTCGGCGAGTAACGCGCTGCTTCGATCCGAGGGCACCCGGAACCTGGTCGACGCGGCACGTGCGGCGGGCGTGCGGAGGATCATCGGACAGAGCATCTCGTGGATCCACCCGCCCTCAGCACTCCCAGCGATCGAGACCGACCCGCTGGATCTGGACGCGCCCGAGCCTCGTCGCTCGACGGTCCACGCGGTGCAGGCACTCGAGGCGGCCGTCCACGACCTCCCGCAGAGCGTGGTGTTGCGCTTCGGGCAGCTGTACGGCGCAGGCACGTGGTACTCGCGAGCCGGCCGGTTCGCCGAAGCCGCTCGGTCGGGGGCGTTGCCCGCGACGGAGACCGTGACCTCCTTCGTGCACGTCGACGACGCGGCGGCGGCCGTCGTCGAGGCCCTCGGGTGGCCGACCGGCGTGTGGAACATCGTGGACGACGAACCCGCTCCCGGGACCGAATGGGCGCCCGTCTTCGCTCACGCGGTCGGGGCACCGGCGCCCACGGTCGAGCGAACGGGTGATGTCGGCCGGCCGGTGTCGAACGACCGCGCTCGAGCGCAGGGCTTCACGCTCCGCCACCCCAGCTGGCGCGCAGGCTTCGCGACGCTCTGA